From a single Rhinolophus ferrumequinum isolate MPI-CBG mRhiFer1 chromosome 15, mRhiFer1_v1.p, whole genome shotgun sequence genomic region:
- the LOC117035077 gene encoding cytochrome P450 2A13 encodes MLALGLLLVALLACLTTMVLTSVRQQRKFLGKLPPGPPPLPFIGNYLQLNTDQMYNSLMKISERYGPVFTVYLGHRRVVVLWGQEAVKEALVDQAEEFSGRGEQATYDWFFKGYGVAFSNGERAKQLRRFSITTLRNFGVGKRCIEERIQEEARFLIEALRDTDGAFIDPSFFLSRSVSNVISSIVFGDRFDYEDEEFLSLLSIMLRNFRFVSSSMGQLFEMFYPVIKHLPGPHHQALKELQTLEDFIAKKVEQSQRTLDPNCPQNFIDSFLIRMQEEEKNPNTEFCLKNLQLTALTLFFAGTETVSTTLRYGFLLLMKHPDVEAKIREEIDRVIGNNRQPQVEDRAKMPYTDAVIHEIQRFGNMIPLGLAHRVTKDTTFRDFLLPKGTEVFAVLGSVLRDPKFFSNPEDFNPQHFLTEKGQFKKSDAFVPFSIGKRYCFGEGLAKMELFLFLTNIMQNFRFKSPQSPQDIDVTPKYVGFATIPRNFTMSFLPH; translated from the exons ATGCTGGCCTTAGGGCTACTTCTGGTGGCTTTGCTGGCCTGCCTGACTACAATGGTCTTGACGTCTGTCCGGCAGCAGAGAAAGTTCTTGGGGAAGCTACCTCCCGGACCCCCTCCATTGCCTTTCATCGGGAACTACCTGCAGCTGAACACAGACCAGATGTACAACTCCCTCATGAAG ATTAGTGAGCGCTATGGTCCAGTATTCACCGTCTACCTGGGGCACCGGCGGGTCGTGGTGCTGTGGGGACAGGAGGCTGTGAAGGAGGCTCTTGTGGACCAGGCTGAGGAATTCAGCGGGCGAGGCGAGCAGGCCACCTACGACTGGTTCTTCAAAGGCTATG GAGTGGCCTTCAGCAACGGGGAGCGAGCCAAGCAGCTGCGGCGCTTCTCTATCACCACCCTGAGGAACTTCGGTGTAGGCAAGCGCTGCATTGAGGAGCGCATCCAGGAAGAGGCCCGCTTCCTCATCGAGGCCCTTCGGGACACAGACg GCGCCTTCATTGATCCCTCCTTCTTCCTGAGCCGATCTGTGTCCAATGTCATCAGCTCCATTGTCTTTGGGGACCGCTTCGACTACGAAGACGAAGAGTTCCTGTCACTGCTGAGTATTATGCTGCGAAACTTCCGCTTCGTGTCTTCCTCTATGGGGCAG ctCTTTGAGATGTTCTACCCAGTGATAAAACACCTGCCAGGACCACACCACCAGGCATTAAAGGAGCTTCAGACGCTGGAGGACTTCATAGCCAAGAAGGTGGAACAGAGCCAACGCACGCTGGATCCCAACTGCCCACAGAACTTCATTGACTCCTTCCTCATCCGCATGCAGGAG GAAGAGAAGAACCCCAACACAGAGTTCTGCTTAAAGAACCTGCAGCTGACCGCGCTGACCCTCTTCTTTGCCGGTACCGAGACGGTCAGCACGACCCTGCGTTATGGCTTCCTGCTGCTCATGAAGCACCCAGATGTGGAGG CCAAGATCCGAGAGGAGATTGACCGGGTGATTGGCAACAACCGTCAGCCCCAGGTCGAGGACCGGGCCAAGATGCCCTACACAGATGCGGTGATCCATGAAATCCAAAGATTCGGAAACATGATCCCCTTGGGCTTGGCCCACAGAGTCACCAAGGACACCACGTTTCGGGACTTCCTCCTTCCCAAG GGCACTGAAGTGTTTGCTGTGCTGGGCTCGGTGCTGAGAGACCCCAAGTTCTTCTCTAACCCCGAAGATTTCAACCCCCAGCACTTCCTGACTGAGAAGGGGCAGTTTAAGAAGAGTGATGCCTTTGTGCCCTTCTCCATCG GAAAGCGGTACTGTTTCGGAGAAGGCCTGGCTAAAATGgagctctttctcttcctcaccaACATCATGCAGAACTTCCGCTTCAAGTCCCCACAGTCACCGCAGGACATCGACGTGACTCCCAAATATGTGGGCTTTGCCACCATCCCACGAAACTTCACCATGAGCTTCCTGCCCCACTGA